In Helicobacter mastomyrinus, the sequence GGGGTGATACTGCCTTTAGCTCTTTTAGTGCGTCTGCATCCTTTTGATCGCTTACCGCTACACGCACAATGTCTGCCCCGGCAAAATACAGCCTATCAAGCTGTGCTTTTGTCGCCTCTATATCACAAGTTTTGCTAAAAGTCATACTTTGCACACTAATAGGTGCATCGCCGCCAATAGCCACATTCCCTACAAAGATTTGTTTTGTTTTTACTCTCTGCACCTTAAAGCCTTTATGATTTTTACTTATTTTAGCACTTATTGGGTAAAATTTCATAATCTTAAATTACGAAGGAAAAGTGTAAATGCACGAATACTCCATTGTCGCCTCGCTCATTGAAATGTGTGAATCTAATGCAAAGGCATATAATGCTACCAGTATTGCCAAAGTGCGCATTGCTATTGGCGAACGTAGCGGCGTAGATAGTGCGCTTATCAAAAGTGCGTTTGAGACTTTTAGGACACAATCATCTATCTGCGAAAAAGCCGAGCTTGAGATAGCCTATCAGCCTATTGTACTGCATTGCCAGAATTGCGATTATGATTTCAATGGAGAAAATTACACATATAGCACTTGCCCGATGTGCCAATCTCAGCAAGTTATCATCACTCAAGGCAAAGAATTACATCTCTTAAGCCTTGAACTTGATGTGCCATCTTAAAATTTAAAGGATATATGCCAATGCAAGATAAGCCCTTAGCCCAAAAACTTGATGAACAAGTCTTTGAAAAATTCCTCAAATATAATCCACAAACACAGAATCTTTGGGATATTGTAGGCTTCTTTGAATACGAGCGGCAAAA encodes:
- the hypA gene encoding hydrogenase/urease nickel incorporation protein HypA; its protein translation is MHEYSIVASLIEMCESNAKAYNATSIAKVRIAIGERSGVDSALIKSAFETFRTQSSICEKAELEIAYQPIVLHCQNCDYDFNGENYTYSTCPMCQSQQVIITQGKELHLLSLELDVPS